Sequence from the Candidatus Obscuribacterales bacterium genome:
GTTTGCTGCCAAAGAGAATTGCATCGAGCGCAAAGCGTCCCGGTCCAATCATCAACAGAAGAAAAGACATCGCTGCATAGCCAAGAGAAGATTCATACGATCCATCATATCCAACAAATGGCTCGCCATGAGCTGCACGGAAATAGACAGCCATACTCATCATAATCAGCATTCCAAGAGAAGCAAAAGGCATCAAAAAACCAATACTCCAGGCAATGCCCCCACCAAATTCAGAAAAAGCGGCTAGCGCCTGAAAATATCCATTAATCGGTGCATTC
This genomic interval carries:
- a CDS encoding DoxX family protein, whose translation is MNKFLYYSRLDTKGSLAMLFLRLVAGSAFVFHGWLKIQEPFTWLGPNAPINGYFQALAAFSEFGGGIAWSIGFLMPFASLGMLIMMSMAVYFRAAHGEPFVGYDGSYESSLGYAAMSFLLLMIGPGRFALDAILFGSKLKKQ